Below is a window of Vibrio gazogenes DNA.
TGACCCAGAACAGCGCTATTTTACTATTGATACCTTCTGGTACTTCCGACTCTTGTTCAGCCAGAAGCCGATCTTTCTGATTGCTTTCACTGCGACTGATTTTGAGCATTGCCAGAATAAATATGGCAAACACCACAAATAGCAAGACGCCTTCGTAGAAACCAAGGTGTCCATCCCAAAGAATCACACCAGATAATAATGTGACTCCAATCATGAATGGAAGTTCTCTGCGTAGCAGTTCTGAGTTAATCGATAATGGTTTAATGAGAGCCGTTATACCTAGAATTAATGCGATGTTGGCAATATTCGAACCCAGAATATTACCAACAGCGGTATCGGTCTTGTTGGCGAGCGCTGCTGTTGCAGAAACCATCATCTCTGGCGCTGATGAGCCCATTGCAATGATCGTCATACCAATCACCAACGGTGAAATCCCAACATTGCGTGCCAGCGCTGCAGAGCCAAAAACCAACCGATCTGCACTCCATACCAGTAAGATGAGTCCGACAATCAATAAAGCAACAGCTGTAAGCATGTGTATTCCTAGTGGGTAAAGATAAAAATATTTAACCGTCGATTTTGACGTTTTGGTTTGCAAAAGAAAAGTGAAACCTATTCATTTATTCACCAAAAAATTGCAGATTTAGATTCATTTCTCTTTCTGAGTGAATTCAAAATGTTGTTCAGCAAATTATGTCAGTGACCGGATGGTATTCTCTATCTATATTTGTCGGACACCTGTAGGCGCCCTGACAAAGGAAGAGCATATTACCATCAAAATGGAAAATAGGGATGTCAAACTGGTGCGGGTTGTCTGTTTTTTCGACAGGGCGATGGGACGAGATTTGATGCAATAAGATTTGATGCAATAAAGTAAGGCAATGATTCTTGCGCCAGTGATGGTATGATACAGCTCGTCTGGCGTGATGCTCAGCGTTGATGTTTTAAAGGCGTGATGAGGTCAGTTGCATCATGATGCAGTGCTTTAAATTTTTGAAATTATACTTATTATTGCATTTTTTGTTCATGATGCATGACGTCATGAATAATTGAACATAGGAAAGGAACGATAGGCTGTGTATGTCCGAGTCTGATCTGGTAACGATTAACAATCTGACGTTTTCTCGTGGTGACAGAAAGATTTTTGATGATGTGTCACTCCACGTCCCTCAGGGAAAGGTCACCGCGATTATGGGGCCTTCAGGTATTGGGAAAACAACTTTGCTCCGTTTGATTGGCGGGCAACTGCTGCCTGAATCCGGAGAAATCTGGTTTGATGGTGTAAATATCCCGGCTTTGGGGCGCAGCAAGCTTTATCAGGCACGCAAGAAAATGAGTATGCTATTTCAGTCCGGTGCGTTATTTACCGATCTGGATGTGTACGAAAATGTGGCATTCCCGCTACGCGAGCATACCGAGCTGAGTGAAACATTCATTCGTACGTTGGTATTGCTCAAGTTGGAAGCGGTCGGTTTACGAGGTGCAGCGCATCTGATGCCGAGTGAGTTATCTGGTGGGATGGCACGTCGTGCCGCACTTGCTCGGTCAATTGCACTGGATCCCGAGTTGATTATGTTTGACGAGCCATTCGTCGGACAGGATCCAATGACCATGGGCGTATTGGTTGAATTGATTCGTCATCTGAATCAGGCTTTGGGGATCACATCGATTGTTGTCTCTCACGATGTTCCGGAAGTGATGAGTATTGCGGATTGGGTATATATTCTCGCCGACGGGAAAGTCATTGCCAAAGGTTCACCCGAATCATTGAGACAGAACAATGATCCCCGGGTCAGACAGTTTTTACAGGGTGAAGCTGACGGACCGGTTCCTTTCCGCTATCCTGCGCCATCACTTGAGAAGGACCTATTTCATGTTGGCTAGTTTTATTCAGTTTGCCGTTCACACCGGGCGGAGAACATTTGATATCTGTGAAGCATTTGGTCGTGCGACATTTATGTTGCTTGGTGCGTTACTGAGCCGGCCTCACCCAGTGAAGAACTTTCCGCTGCTCGTCAAGCAAATCTATAGTGTCGGTGTGCTATCCATGGCTATTATCATTGTGTCGGGATTGTTTATCGGCATGGTTGTGAGTTTGCAGGGGTATGTCATTCTGGTCGATTATGGGGCAGAAGGTAGTTTGGGAACACTGGTTTCTCTATCGTTATTACGCGAATTAGGGCCGGTTGTGACCGCCTTGTTATTTGCCGGACGAGCAGGTTCGGCCCTGACGGCTGAAATTGGGTTAATGAAAGCCACCGAGCAGTTGTCGAGTCTTGAAATGATGGCTGTTGATCCATTGAAGCGCGTTATCGCACCTCGGTTTTGGGCTGGTGTGATTTCAATGCCAGTCTTGGCGATGATCTTTATGGCTGTCGGTATCTGGGGTGGACAATTGGTTGGTGTGGACTGGAAAGGGATTGACGATGGGAGTTTCTGGTCAACCATTCAGGCAACCGTCGAGTTGGGTCATGATATTGGTAACAGTATGGTGAAATGCTTTGCGTTTGCTTTTACCGTCGTATGGATTGCTCTGTTTAATGGGTATGATGCGATGCCGACCTCTGAAGGTATCAGTCGAGCGACAACAAAAACAGTGGTCTATTCGTCTCTCGCTGTTTTAGGTCTTGATTTTGTTTTAACTGCACTGATGTTTGGGAACTAAACATGCAACAAACACGAAAAATAGAATTTTGGGTGGGCACTTTCGTTATTGCCGGAATTTGCGCAATTTTGGTGATGATTTTTCAAGTCGCTGATGTAAAAGGTCTGGGAGCGGATGATACTTACCAACTGACCGCAGAGTTTGACAATATTGGCAGTTTGAAAATCCGTTCTCCTGTTAAGGTCGGCGGTGTGGTTATCGGTCGGGTGTCTGACATCAGTTTGGATCCACAGTCATTGAAGCCGATGGTAAAATTATCAATCAGCAGTCAATATAAAGAATTTCCCGCGACGTCTAGTCTGCAGATTTTGACATCCGGGTTGATTGGTGAACAGTATATTAGTTTAGTACCCGGATTTGTCTGGGGAGATGAAACCGAGTTGCTGGGTAATGGCGATAAGGTTGAAGATACGAAGTCTGCATTAGTGCTGGAAAATCTGATCGGGCAATTCCTCTATCGGAGTGGTAATTCCGGTAATGATAATAAAAATCAGGCAGGTACGAAGGAGTAAGGGATGTTAATGCGCTATATGATGTTACTGGTGGTTTTGTTCTGTTCTATGACCAGTCAGGCGGAAACCATTGATATGCACAATCCTTATCAGATGATGAAGCAAGTGTCAGAAAAGACGTTTCAGCGTTTGAAATCCGAACAAGGTAAAATTCATCAGGATCCGAACTACCTGAAAGTGATCGTCAAAGATGAACTGATGCCTTATGTCAACTACCAGTACGCGGCACTAAAACTGTTAGGTCCTTACTTGAAGGGTGCTAAAAGAGATGATGTACTGGCATTTATCGATGCGTTTCAAGGATATCTCATTAGTAGTTATGCGCAGGTTTTAACGCAATACAGTGATCAAGACATTCAATTCGGACCGGCGCCGAAGATTGATGCAACAGACCGGATTACGACCGTGATGGTCAACATTATCGATACACCGAATCCTGATATTAAACTTGAATTTAAACTGAGAAAATCGAAGGCGGGCGAATGGCAGGCTTTCGATATGATAGCTGAAGGTATCAGTATGCTATCTAGTAAACGCTCGGAGTGGAGTGGTAAAATTAATAACGATGGTATATTAGCTGTGGCAAATGAATTGAAAGATCTCTCTCAGCAACCCATAACAATTGAGAAGAAAAAGTCATGACACATCCGCAGTGGCATCCGCTTGAGCAGGGTAAGATTGAGTTAAGTGGGGCGCTGGATCGGGAAACTGTCCCCGGACTGTGGCAGTTTCTGCAGCAGTGGCAGCCAACTGATGAGCAAATCATGCTTTCACTTGAAAATGTGGTACGGGTCGATTCCGCAGGCATGGTATTGCTGATCCACCTAATAGAACATGCAAAAAAACGAAACTGTCATATAATGCTCAGTTTCGTGCCAGAGCAACTTCACATGTTATTTCAGTTAAGTAACGTTGAGTCGCTCGTAACAAACCATATTTCAGAATAAGTAATTAGGGGTAGATAGTGGATAGTGCACAAGTACAAGAGATTTTAGATGAGGCACTTCATCTTCACGAAATCCATGTTAAAGGGGAAGGCAGCCATTTTGAAGTGATCGCAGTTGATGAGTGCTTTGATGGCGTGAGCCGAGTGAAGAAACAGCAGATCATCTATACCCCCTTAATGACATATATTCAGCGTAATGAAATTCATGCCGTTTCCATCAAAGCCTACACCCCGGCAGAGTGGGAACGCGATAAAAAACTGATGTCTTTGTAAGGTTGATTCATGGAAAAATTTCGAGTAACCGGATCAGACCGACCTTTGCAGGGAGAAGTGGTTATTTCCGGGGCTAAAAATGCAGCGCTTCCGATTTTGTTTGCATCAATTCTGGCTCAGGAACCGGTTGAAGTCGCCAATATTCCCCATCTGCGTGACATTGATACAACCATGGCTTTATTGCAGCAGTTAGGCGCAAAAGTAGAAAGAAATGGTTCAGTGCACGTTGATCCCAGCCATATCAATCAATACTGTGCACCCTATGATTTAGTCAAAACGATGCGCGCCTCCATTTGGGCGTTGGGCCCACTGGTTGCCCGTTTTGGTCAAGGACAGGTTTCTCTGCCAGGCGGTTGTGCGATTGGTGCGCGCCCTGTGGATTTACATATTCAGGGGCTAGAGCAACTGGGCGCTAAAATCGTGTTGGAAGACGGCTATGTGAAAGCGACTGTGAATGGTCGTTTGCAAGGCGCACATATTGTCATGGATAAAGTGAGTGTCGGTGCGACAATCACCGTGATGTGCGCGGCAACACTGGCTGAAGGCGTGACTGTTTTAGATAATGCCGCACGTGAGCCGGAAATTGTTGATACTGCAATGTTTTTGAACACATTGGGGGCAAAAATTTCTGGTGCAGGAACGGATACAATCACCATCGAAGGGGTTGAACGGTTAGGCGGTGGTAAACATACCGTTGTGGCTGACCGGATTGAAACCGGTACATTTTTGGTCGCAGCAGCCGTTTCTGGTGGCAAAATCGTTTGTCGCAATACGCATGCGCATCTGCTTGAATCAGTCTTAGCGAAATTGGAAGAAGCCGGTGCATTGATTGAAATCGGTGAGGACTGGATCTCGCTGGATATGACCGGAAGAACATTGAAAGCGGTATCGGTTCGGACGGCACCGCACCCGGGCTTTCCGACTGATATGCAAGCGCAGTTCACGTTGCTCAATATCATGGCAAAAGGCGGTGGTGTGATTACAGAAACGATTTTTGAGAATCGATTTATGCATGTGCCTGAGTTAATGCGAATGGGAGCGAGAGCTGAGATCGAAGGCAATACCGTTATCTGTGGTGATGTTGAGGAATTGAGCGGAGCTCAGGTCATGGCAACCGACTTACGTGCATCAGCCAGTCTGGTGATTGCCGGATGTATTGCCAAAGGTGAAACCATTGTTGATCGAATTTATCACATCGATCGCGGATATGAACGTATTGAAGATAAATTATCCGCACTGGGCGCTCGTATTGAACGGTTCAGTGACGCCGGTTAATCAATATGTTGGACTGAGTCGAAACCGTCGTGTTTCGGCTTTTTTATTGTATGGAGCTGCCCGTATGGAGGGGAGCTCTTGTAGGAGAACAGAATGATTGCACTATTACGTGTATTAGCTGTCGTGATATTTGCGCTATTCATGTTTGTCTTCGGATGCGGTTACTGTTTGTTGAGTCCCCGTAATCCGAAGCATGTTTATACATTTGGGCGGTTGTTTGCTCGAATGTCCCGGATTTTCGGAGTTAAGCTTGAGTTACGTTTGCCGGAGAATGCTCTTCAGCAGACGCAAAGTATCTATATCGCTAATCATCAGAGTAACTGGGATATGTTTACCGTTTCTGCGGCTGTGACACCGAGAGTGGTTACGGTTGGGAAGAAAAGTCTGGTATGGCTTCCTTTCTTTGGGCAGCTCTATTGGCTGACGGGCAACATCTTGATTGATCGCGCCAATAAAGCAAAAGCGAAAGGTACGATTGATCAGGTGGTCGATAGTGTCAAAAACAATCGTGTTTCTGTGTGGATGTTTCCGGAAGGGACACGCTCTCGTGGACGTGGATTATTGCCTTTTAAAGTCGGTGCATTTCATGCGGCAATTGCTGCGGGTGTGCCGGTTGTACCGATTGTGTGTAGTTCAACCAATCATCTGAAATTAAACCGCTGGAATAACGGCCATGTGATTGTTGAGATGATGGCACCGATTTCGACGGAAG
It encodes the following:
- a CDS encoding calcium/sodium antiporter; its protein translation is MLTAVALLIVGLILLVWSADRLVFGSAALARNVGISPLVIGMTIIAMGSSAPEMMVSATAALANKTDTAVGNILGSNIANIALILGITALIKPLSINSELLRRELPFMIGVTLLSGVILWDGHLGFYEGVLLFVVFAIFILAMLKISRSESNQKDRLLAEQESEVPEGINSKIALFWVIVGLILLPLSAEILVDNAVIIAKYFGMSDLVIGLTIIAIGTSLPELAASLAGVLKGEDDMAVGNIIGSNVFNILAVMGIPGILNPSIISEHAMGRDFWVMLGLSLLLVLMALGKSRSINRIEGFILFAIFIIYQTYLFMNMGA
- the mlaF gene encoding phospholipid ABC transporter ATP-binding protein MlaF, producing the protein MSESDLVTINNLTFSRGDRKIFDDVSLHVPQGKVTAIMGPSGIGKTTLLRLIGGQLLPESGEIWFDGVNIPALGRSKLYQARKKMSMLFQSGALFTDLDVYENVAFPLREHTELSETFIRTLVLLKLEAVGLRGAAHLMPSELSGGMARRAALARSIALDPELIMFDEPFVGQDPMTMGVLVELIRHLNQALGITSIVVSHDVPEVMSIADWVYILADGKVIAKGSPESLRQNNDPRVRQFLQGEADGPVPFRYPAPSLEKDLFHVG
- the ibaG gene encoding BolA family iron metabolism protein IbaG, with the protein product MDSAQVQEILDEALHLHEIHVKGEGSHFEVIAVDECFDGVSRVKKQQIIYTPLMTYIQRNEIHAVSIKAYTPAEWERDKKLMSL
- the mlaC gene encoding phospholipid-binding protein MlaC, whose amino-acid sequence is MLMRYMMLLVVLFCSMTSQAETIDMHNPYQMMKQVSEKTFQRLKSEQGKIHQDPNYLKVIVKDELMPYVNYQYAALKLLGPYLKGAKRDDVLAFIDAFQGYLISSYAQVLTQYSDQDIQFGPAPKIDATDRITTVMVNIIDTPNPDIKLEFKLRKSKAGEWQAFDMIAEGISMLSSKRSEWSGKINNDGILAVANELKDLSQQPITIEKKKS
- the mlaE gene encoding lipid asymmetry maintenance ABC transporter permease subunit MlaE produces the protein MLASFIQFAVHTGRRTFDICEAFGRATFMLLGALLSRPHPVKNFPLLVKQIYSVGVLSMAIIIVSGLFIGMVVSLQGYVILVDYGAEGSLGTLVSLSLLRELGPVVTALLFAGRAGSALTAEIGLMKATEQLSSLEMMAVDPLKRVIAPRFWAGVISMPVLAMIFMAVGIWGGQLVGVDWKGIDDGSFWSTIQATVELGHDIGNSMVKCFAFAFTVVWIALFNGYDAMPTSEGISRATTKTVVYSSLAVLGLDFVLTALMFGN
- the mlaD gene encoding outer membrane lipid asymmetry maintenance protein MlaD, translating into MQQTRKIEFWVGTFVIAGICAILVMIFQVADVKGLGADDTYQLTAEFDNIGSLKIRSPVKVGGVVIGRVSDISLDPQSLKPMVKLSISSQYKEFPATSSLQILTSGLIGEQYISLVPGFVWGDETELLGNGDKVEDTKSALVLENLIGQFLYRSGNSGNDNKNQAGTKE
- a CDS encoding 1-acylglycerol-3-phosphate O-acyltransferase, whose translation is MIALLRVLAVVIFALFMFVFGCGYCLLSPRNPKHVYTFGRLFARMSRIFGVKLELRLPENALQQTQSIYIANHQSNWDMFTVSAAVTPRVVTVGKKSLVWLPFFGQLYWLTGNILIDRANKAKAKGTIDQVVDSVKNNRVSVWMFPEGTRSRGRGLLPFKVGAFHAAIAAGVPVVPIVCSSTNHLKLNRWNNGHVIVEMMAPISTEGMQKEDVRRLAKESHRVMKEKLELLDQEVSVLNQGRGSVTN
- a CDS encoding STAS domain-containing protein encodes the protein MTHPQWHPLEQGKIELSGALDRETVPGLWQFLQQWQPTDEQIMLSLENVVRVDSAGMVLLIHLIEHAKKRNCHIMLSFVPEQLHMLFQLSNVESLVTNHISE
- the murA gene encoding UDP-N-acetylglucosamine 1-carboxyvinyltransferase, which codes for MEKFRVTGSDRPLQGEVVISGAKNAALPILFASILAQEPVEVANIPHLRDIDTTMALLQQLGAKVERNGSVHVDPSHINQYCAPYDLVKTMRASIWALGPLVARFGQGQVSLPGGCAIGARPVDLHIQGLEQLGAKIVLEDGYVKATVNGRLQGAHIVMDKVSVGATITVMCAATLAEGVTVLDNAAREPEIVDTAMFLNTLGAKISGAGTDTITIEGVERLGGGKHTVVADRIETGTFLVAAAVSGGKIVCRNTHAHLLESVLAKLEEAGALIEIGEDWISLDMTGRTLKAVSVRTAPHPGFPTDMQAQFTLLNIMAKGGGVITETIFENRFMHVPELMRMGARAEIEGNTVICGDVEELSGAQVMATDLRASASLVIAGCIAKGETIVDRIYHIDRGYERIEDKLSALGARIERFSDAG